In Deltaproteobacteria bacterium, the DNA window GCGTATATAAGACAGCCACAATACGGGCGTTTTGGTCCCCCAGTGCACGAACCCGGTGAGGCAGGGATGAATCATAATAGATTGAATCTTCCGAAGCCAGGAGTTCCCGGTTTTCTCCCAGGAGGACCTCAATTTCTCCTTCCAGGACAAAAATAAACTCTTCTCCATCATGGGTTGAAGGCGGTTCATCCTGGGAAGTCGGTTCCAAGGTGACCAGAAAAGGTTCCATGTTCCTTTCCCGCTTTTCGGGGGCCAGGGACTCATAGGAATAGCCATAGCGGATGGTTTTTTGAGAACTGTATCGGGAAATGGTTTTACGATTTTTTTTGCGAACCACGGTGTAGGGTTTGGATTCGCCCTGGACCAACAAATAACCCATTTTCATTTCCAAGGCCCTGGCCAATTTGACCAAATCCCCTAATGGCGGCAGAATTTCTCCCGCTTCAATTTGGGCGATGGTCGATTCCGAAAAACCGGTTCTCTGGGACACATCCAATATGGAAAGGGCTTGCTTTTGCCGGATGGCCTTAACCCTGGCCCCAACTGAAAGGGACAAGGGGAGTTCTTCCTCTTGGCCGGAAGAACGGGAAATTCCTTCTAAAAAATCCGCTTCGGCGGTATGGGCGAAATCCTGCATGTTTTCCAATAGGTCTTTATAACCCGTTTCTTTTTTTGAACCTTCCATAGTTCCCCCTGATTTCCCTTTTTGGGCAGTTGTTTCAGCCATGAAAAATATACCAGAGGAGCAAAAAGGAAACAAGGACTTTATCTTAACCGGAATTGAATTCCTGCTCTATTTGGAACAACAAACTTTATCTTGACATAATCCTTGAATTTATTATCCTTACTCTTGGTCAACCGGTTTGTTATTAAAGAATATTGAGGGTATTGGAACAAATGAAGATTGGTGTGTTATCCGATACGCATTTAACCAGCGTAACGCCAGGGTTAAAACATATTGTAGAGACCCATTTTAAGGACGTGGATCTTATCCTCCATGCCGGCGATATGGTCAGTCTGCCTGTTTATGAGTTTCTCCAGGGAATGGCCGTTGAAGCGGTCCAGGGGAATATGGATGAATGGAACTTAAAAGGTGTCCTGCCGATTAAAAAAACCTTATCTCTTGAGGGCCATCAGATCGGTTTGATTCACGGCTTTGGTCCGGCCGGGGGATTGGAAGAGCGTATCCGGCCGGAATTTCCCCAGATCGATTGCCTGGTATACGGACATTCCCACAAACCGGCCAATTACTGGTCCGACGGGGTCCTGTTTTTTAATCCGGGATCGGCTTCGGGGATAGGCTTTTTTCGAAAACCGACCATCGGGATCATTCATATCGATTCCGGTTTAAAGGGAGAGATCCTGGAGGTTTAAAAAAATACGAATATCGAATATCGAACATCGAATTTCGAATCATGAAGTGATTTATTTTTACCTTCCTTCGACATTCATTATTCATTATTCGATATTCGATATTCTCATTTTTTCGTGATGCCCCACAAGGACATGGGTTTAACACGAAATTACAATATATTTTTATAGATTGGGAAGGGAGTAGGGCATGAAGACTTTGTGGGCCCCTTGGCGGATGGACTACATATTAAATGATGTCAAGGAAAAGGGCTGTATCTTTTGTCCGGGGGAAAACGGAAATTTTTCGGAACGTTTGATCCTGTTTAGGGGGAACCGTTCTTTAGTGATGATGAATAAATATCCTTATATCAACGGGCATTTATTAGTGGCGCCTTTAAGGCATGTGGCCGCCCCGGATCAATTGGAACCTCAGGAGATGATCGCCCTGATGACCATGGTTAGCCATTCGGTCACCATTCTCAAGAAAACAATGAAAGCTGAAGGATTCAATGTGGGATTGAATTTGGGGAAAGTGGCCGGGGCCGGGGTAGAGGACCATCTCCATTTTCATATCGTCCCCCGCTGGAACGGGGACACCAATTTCATGACGGTTTTTGGGGATCTCCGGGTTATCCCCGAACACATGGAACAAACCTATTTCAGATTGCTTCCTTTTTTTAAGGAAGTCCAGGAAGGTTTTCATGAAAACCGTTAAGCTCTTTTTCTATGGATTGCTGGTCATGATTTTTGTACTATTTGTCATTCAAAATTATGCCACCTTGACCTATAGCATCTCCATTCGATTGAACCTGGGCTTCCTGGCCCTGGAATCGATCCCGTTGCCCTTTTTTTTAATTGCCCCCATCCTTTTTTTCTCGGGTCTTCTCCTGGCCACCTTAATCGGGTTGGTTGAACGGCGTCGCCTCTCTAAGGAACTAAAACTATTACGGACTACCCTCCAGGAGTCCAAACCGGTAGAGAAACCCATAATGGAATCGGCCGCCTCCCCCGATTCTTCAGGCGAAATAAAAGTCTCCCCTGAAGAGCACCCCCCCCCAGTCCATTCCTAACGGCTGTCCCGTTCATGACCAAGATTACCCCGATGCTGGAGCAATACCTGGAGATCAAAGAAAAGGTCCCGGACTATATCCTTTTCTATCAGCTTGGGGATTTTTTTGAAATGTTTTATGAAGACGCTTTATTGGCCTCCCGGATCCTGGAAATCACCTTGACCTCCCGCCACAAGGGGAATCAGGACCAGGTCCCCATGTGCGGGGTACCGGTTCAGGCCGTTTCGGGATACGTTTCCCGAATGGTGGAGAAGGGTTATAAGGTGGCCCTTTGTGAACAGGTCGAGGACCCAACCCAAACCAAGGGGATCGTTCGGCGTGAAGTCACCCGGCTGATTACTCCGGGACTCTATATTGACGATACTTCCATCAAAACCAATCGGTATCTTTTAGCCCTGTCCTGTCAGGAGCCCCGCCTCGGTCTGGCCTCGGTGGATTTGGCCACCGGAGAATTCCGGGTCACCGAAGTAACCGACCGGGAAAAGGCCTTTGAGGAGATCGGCCGGGTCAATCCTTCGGAGATTCTCATCTCTCGAGGCCTGAAACAAACCCCGGCAGCGCAGTCCCTTTTAGAAAGGTTATCTCCCTATTTCCTGACCTTCGGGGAGGAAGGGCCTTTTGAATTGGGCAGGGCCCGGGATCTATTGATCAAACATTTTCAGGTCCATTCTCTGGCCGGGTTCGGGACTCAAACCTTGTCCGAAGGCCTTCGGGCCGCCGGGGCCCTTCTTTTTTACCTGATGGAAACCCAGAAAGGGAGCGTATCGCACCTCCAACCCCTGCAGGTTTATCACCTCAATGAATTTATGGTCCTTTCAGAGACCACCCAACGGCATCTGGAACTAACCCAGACCTTGTATCGAGGGACGCGGCAAGGGTCTTTACTTTCGGTTCTCGATCAGACTATGACGGCCATGGGGAGTCGCAAACTCAGGCAATGGCTCAACTATCCCCTTTTAGATTTGGAAAAAATATGGGTGCGGCAGGCATTGGTCGAGGCCTTGGTCGAAGATCCGGTTTTGCGCCAAGCCCTTCGTGCCCATCTGAAGGAGATATATGATATCGAAAGGCTGGTGGCCAAGGTCTGTCTTAATCAGGCCGGCCCAAGGGACCTGGTGGCTTTAAAAAATTCCCTCGGCCACCTGCCGGCCATCGGCCGACTTCTTAATGAAAGCCCCCATTCGAAATTGCAGGCCCTTGGGGCCTCCCTGGATCTTTTGCCTGAGGTAACATCCCTGATCTCCGAGGCCGTTCTGGATGACCCGGCTTTGAATTGGAAAGATAAAGAGGCCCGGATCATCCGGCTGGGTTATCATACCCAACTGGACCAGTACCTCGGGGTTAGCCGGGAAGGGAAGGAGTGGATCGCCCAATTAGAGGCCAAGGAGAGGAAGCGGACCGGAATCCATTCCCTTAAAATAGGGTATAACCGGGTCTTCGGTTACTATATCGAGGTCTCCAGACCCAACCTGCCTTCGGTCCCTCCGGATTTCCAGCGGAAACAGACCCTGGTCAACGGCGAACGGTTTTTGACCCCGGAGCTCAAGGAATATGAGGTGATGGTCTTGGAAGCGGAAGAAAAACGCTGGGAACTCGAATGCCGGCTTTTTCATGA includes these proteins:
- a CDS encoding metallophosphoesterase family protein, which codes for MKIGVLSDTHLTSVTPGLKHIVETHFKDVDLILHAGDMVSLPVYEFLQGMAVEAVQGNMDEWNLKGVLPIKKTLSLEGHQIGLIHGFGPAGGLEERIRPEFPQIDCLVYGHSHKPANYWSDGVLFFNPGSASGIGFFRKPTIGIIHIDSGLKGEILEV
- a CDS encoding cupin domain-containing protein, with the protein product MEGSKKETGYKDLLENMQDFAHTAEADFLEGISRSSGQEEELPLSLSVGARVKAIRQKQALSILDVSQRTGFSESTIAQIEAGEILPPLGDLVKLARALEMKMGYLLVQGESKPYTVVRKKNRKTISRYSSQKTIRYGYSYESLAPEKRERNMEPFLVTLEPTSQDEPPSTHDGEEFIFVLEGEIEVLLGENRELLASEDSIYYDSSLPHRVRALGDQNARIVAVLYTQEK
- a CDS encoding HIT domain-containing protein, with protein sequence MKTLWAPWRMDYILNDVKEKGCIFCPGENGNFSERLILFRGNRSLVMMNKYPYINGHLLVAPLRHVAAPDQLEPQEMIALMTMVSHSVTILKKTMKAEGFNVGLNLGKVAGAGVEDHLHFHIVPRWNGDTNFMTVFGDLRVIPEHMEQTYFRLLPFFKEVQEGFHENR
- the mutS gene encoding DNA mismatch repair protein MutS: MTKITPMLEQYLEIKEKVPDYILFYQLGDFFEMFYEDALLASRILEITLTSRHKGNQDQVPMCGVPVQAVSGYVSRMVEKGYKVALCEQVEDPTQTKGIVRREVTRLITPGLYIDDTSIKTNRYLLALSCQEPRLGLASVDLATGEFRVTEVTDREKAFEEIGRVNPSEILISRGLKQTPAAQSLLERLSPYFLTFGEEGPFELGRARDLLIKHFQVHSLAGFGTQTLSEGLRAAGALLFYLMETQKGSVSHLQPLQVYHLNEFMVLSETTQRHLELTQTLYRGTRQGSLLSVLDQTMTAMGSRKLRQWLNYPLLDLEKIWVRQALVEALVEDPVLRQALRAHLKEIYDIERLVAKVCLNQAGPRDLVALKNSLGHLPAIGRLLNESPHSKLQALGASLDLLPEVTSLISEAVLDDPALNWKDKEARIIRLGYHTQLDQYLGVSREGKEWIAQLEAKERKRTGIHSLKIGYNRVFGYYIEVSRPNLPSVPPDFQRKQTLVNGERFLTPELKEYEVMVLEAEEKRWELECRLFHEVRQKVAEESGRLQKTAQLLSDLDVLASLAQTAQENRYQKPSLNEGDTLLLKESRHPVIEKNLPAQRFVPNSIELDNEAQQMIIITGPNMAGKSTILRQAALIVLMAQMGSFVPAEEATIGLVDQIFTRVGASDDLSSGQSTFMVEMQETAQILHQATKRSLVLLDEIGRGTSTFDGLSIAWAVAEYLHDLKGKGVKTLFATHYHELTDLTQTKKKVKNYHVSVKEYNQQIIFLRKLQEGGTSRSYGIQVARLAGLPLPVIERAREVLKNLEKGELDVWGLPSLASSQKVRVAHPAQMELFSGREQKLKERVKSLSIDEMSPLQALLTLKELKDLLEES